A window of Polyodon spathula isolate WHYD16114869_AA chromosome 22, ASM1765450v1, whole genome shotgun sequence contains these coding sequences:
- the si:dkeyp-72g9.4 gene encoding uncharacterized protein si:dkeyp-72g9.4: MRPRSRLLTKKKLPTICEAYEEILQDKNDSNKLYIHSDSLSSEDYLQSICQLAQPTFPVLENNICEVQSSNRLNSQKQAPHLPRLPPLASPPTPMHPYLSSCLQGTLLSDIISLEGVSLTLNKNISPLFRPDPLEQLYGHRDTFHLKDSKGQSRFSKTTREHVITMPRKNSCPELTLEAQTNLDSQCAPGTPSNKETSSANLPGQVWPCPPKENNLKERNPKTNSRRHHSLVKIPEELKTKGSSAAVSEENLCSSQSEFPEKHGMIYNWITDCRSAWKEARVTACMLPAIAEM, encoded by the coding sequence ATGCGTCCCCGATCTcgactgctcactaagaagaagcTCCCTACAATTTGTGAAGCCTATGAGGAGATCCTGCAGGACAAGAATGACAGTAACAAGCTCTACATCCACTCCGATTCCCTGTCCTCAGAAGACTACCTGCAATCCATTTGCCAGCTGGCCCAGCCCACCTTCCCAGTATTGGAGAATAACATCTGTGAAGTCCAGAGCTCCAACAGACTCAACTCCCAGAAGCAAGCTCCCCACCTGCCGAGACTGCCCCCCCTGGCATCACCCCCAACTCCCATGCATCCTTATTTGAGCAGCTGCCTTCAGGGGACCCTGCTGTCTGACATCATCTCCCTAGAGGGGGTCAGCCTCACTCTCAATAAGAACATCTCCCCTCTTTTTAGACCTGACCCGCTGGAACAGCTGTATGGACACAGAGACACGTTTCATCTCAAAGACTCAAAGGGACAATCCAGATTCAGCAAAACGACAAGGGAACATGTCATAACCATGCCCCGGAAAAACAGCTGCCCTGAACTTACCCTGGAAGCACAAACCAATCTGGATTCCCAGTGTGCTCCTGGAACTCCAAGCAATAAAGAAACCAGCTCCGCTAATCTTCCAGGTCAAGTCTGGCCTTGTCCTCCTAAAGAAAACAATCTCAAAGAAAGAAACCCTAAAACCAATTCCAGGAGACACCACAGCCTTGTCAAGATTCCAGAAGAGCTCAAAACCAAAGGCAGCAGTGCTGCAGTGAGTGAGGAAAATCTTTGCAGCTCGCAATCTGAGTTTCCTGAGAAGCACGGCATGATTTACAACTGGATAACGGACTGCAGAAGTGCCTGGAAAGAGGCCCGGGTCACAGCTTGTATGCTCCCCGCCATCGCGGAAATGTAA